Part of the Porites lutea chromosome 14, jaPorLute2.1, whole genome shotgun sequence genome, TCAAGGacattatccactggatgaTCTTGGCCACTGACCGATAAAATACAAGCGTCATCGTTCGTTTACAACTAGTACATGTACGTAGGCTTACGCACTTTTGGTACCGTTCATTATAAGGTATAACCTTTGGACTCTCTGGcctttaaaatttctttgtccGACAGTAAAAAACAAGAGAGTAACTActcaaaataaaacattgtgCCTCAGTGCGTTGGTGTTAAGTAAACTGTACAGGATGGTCCGCACATTTGAGGCGCAGAATTTGGGTGCTGATACCGTTGAAGTGTTATTACTCTACAGTGACAATCTCCGTCAGTCACACCACACAAGAGATTCTATTTTAGTTTAGAACTCGAAAATCCCAAAGagtattgagaaaaaaaagttgtaaaggACTGCACTGAAGAACAAAATGGATCTATcgataaaaacataaataaatttcaatccctgtaaaaaaaaagtctccACCGACGCATCAATCTTCTTCAGTCTTTACTTTCTTTTCCGCTGGTTCTCCGTCATCGAACCGCGTGTGCGTTGCTTTTTGCGTTTCATCGTCTTTTTCTTGGCctggtttgttttgttgtctGTCGAAGCTTCTGCGTTTTCCGCGTCCACGGCCGCCTCCAGAGCGTCCACCTTGATTTCCACGAAATTTCTTCCCTGTAAgagtaaaatatattaaaataaatcatcttaaaatttcatcGCCTTTTCAcgcttatttttgaaaagaaatataTCAAGAGCCCATCACTCTGTGACTCCATCATGAATGTTTAACAGCtgaatttatttgtttatgaGGTGAAGCCATGTATGGGCTGACTCGAATGCTAATgaccaaaaatgtaaacaacaacgACAGCAGAGTTTCGCTTTTAAGCCAAAACTGATTCCTAAGTAAAACATCTTGGctgcaaggggggggggggggggggatgactGGCGCCATGTTTTAAAACTCTATTCCTCCTTCCTTACCATTATTTAACTACAATGTTCAAAGGATGTGTTTCATTACCTTTCTTTTGTTTGGCTTTTTCTCTATCTTCTTGAGCCTTTTTCCAGTAACTTTTCTCTTCATCACCTACGAAACCAGGCGTCGCGTTAGAAAAACATATTAACATGAGACGTCAATAGATTACAAGGCAATTCTcccaaaacaagaaaaatacgCAGTTGAGACTTCCAGTTGGCCTACATTTTTCTCAGGAAAAGTAAAGCGGTTAAAATACGCAAGCAAGCGCGAAAATCGCCATCCGCGAGGAATGCGACACGCGCTCTGGTCCCAAGGAGAAAGAGCACCATTTTGGTAATCAGTCTTTGGCTGCCTGCTTATAACGTGATCATCACGTGCGTAGCAACTTCAAGCGTCAACAGTTGGTCACTACACACGGCGACTCGTTGCGCCGCTGACTAAAAAGTCTCAGGACTTGATGACATTCGACAAAGAAACTGGGACGAGTtagcttttgcaaagacttctgggatcgtGCCGTTCTGCTATTGGCTAATTTTCCGCTATCCCAGGTAACAGTCCTAGAAGTCTCTGCGAGAGTCAACTCGGCTCAGTGTACTCTTCGTTTCTGAAAAGGAGAATTTTACTAACGTACCCTCTAGTACCCGGAGAGTTGCCTCCGCCTCTCTGATGGCAATTTTCCCATCACCTTTTGCCTTCAGAGCATCAATGACTCGCTGAGCTCCACCTTCTTTGGAAAAACGAACATGACCCTACAATATAAAAATAGATAGTACACACGTCATTTACAATACTAATAGTAATGACCAATTAGGTGCACGTCTGAAAAGGAGGCCGGAATGATGGGAAGGACTTCATAAAGACGAAGCAAAGGAAATTCCTACTGTGAAGAGATAAGCTAttcctttaaaagaaaaaaagaaagagttcgACTTCATGAGCACAAAGCAAAGGGAATGACTTCTTTGAGagaatgtaaaaaataatatcttaaaaaataaatacatacaaACATAACAATATTAGTAACCCAACGGGCGGAAGAAACACCAAATTCCGGCATTCATTTTTTGAGAAAGTCGAGCTGTGACTATTCTTGTCTGCTaacgcaaaaagaaaaaaacatgccAATACATCATTTTAAAAGAGACTTTGGCAAAGTTTCAACTATTTGTGGTTCGCAGCAATGGTGGATACCATGTCTTTTTGTCAGTTCTTGAGGGAGACTGAGAGTTATTCGCATATGCCGTCACTTGACAACTGACAACGTTCTCACGTTTTGAAATTACGACCCCCTATATTCAGCAAATGTCCCAAATTCTTTTAACTGGTGAGAGATAGTGCCACTACGGAGACCGGCAAAATCACTGAACGTGGTTTTTAACAAGCATGACCGAAACGTTGAACTCAACTAATCCAGTGAGTGACCAGATCGGGATTCACATCGGTACCCGCTACCGATTTCGATTCCGACGAGTTGATCACCCGGAAACACTGCTTCCTATCAAGTCTCGTTCAAAAAAACTGATTATTTGACACACTTCACcaaccggaaaaaaaaatttaaagtacTTTTGGTAAGTCTGTTGAGACACTCGCTGGCGTGTTTCATCTGATCTCTTAACAATTCAAAGTCAGTTTAAACACAATCCACTGTAGCTCCTGTTTTCCCGTCCACTCTAGGAGCCTCTTGTGTTTATGAAATATGTACTGAGCATAATGTGATACAAATGTAAAGCGATTAATTTTGCCCCACTTGAAAAGTGAAAACACAGTGTTGAATGAGCCGTGCACAAACCTCGCTATCTCCTCTGGTAAAGTCAACCCACGCGATATCCTCGTGCTCTCCAAACAGGCTCTATATAAGCAATGCAAAGAGCGCATCGTGAGATTAACGCAAAAAGATCTGAGTTCACAAGAAATCAAGAAAATCAAACTGCTCCATACTTTGAGGTCTTCTCGCGACGTTTGTTCTCCCACATTTTTAAAATGCAGCACGCATCCGCTATCATACTTTAGAGACTCctacaaaataacaaagcgTAGGTAAGGAAAAAGGCCGTTTTAAGCATcaataaaaacatgaaaaattatttccgTTCTACTCCACACATGACACTAATGGGGAGAATAACctccaacaaaaatttccaatttcAAGCCAGTATACCTCTTCGTTTTCGTCTTcatctttcttttcctcttttgtttctttctgtttctCGCCTTCTTCTTCTCTAATTTATTAAAACGTAAAGTAAAGAAGTTCTGTAAGTATTTctgaaaattacttttaaaaaacgCAACCTGGGGCTCATTTCTTTAAAGTCCTATTTGCCCCCTTTGTTAGCCTACAGACACGGTCATACTTCCTTGAAACACTTCTAAAAAACACAGGAGACTTGACTGTGTCGTATAGACAGCACACATGTGGCTCCcctttctccccccccccccccccccccccccctctccccccagTGTTGGTTTGACGGGTTTACTTGAGAATATACCTCCTGAAAATCAACATTTAAAGGGAAGGAGGTCAAAAATCGGCTAGCGTTTCAACAATTATGACCGGGATTGTAGATGGTCAGCTGAATGGTGAGCAAAAAATGGCTTACTtctgtttctcctttttctgtttgaattcttcctctttctttttaaagTAGTCAGACCTGTGATAAGGTAATAATAATCCCTTTAAAATACATTAATAATTGAAATCACTTTCAAACCCTAACTTAAGTTATACCATGCAAAAGACTTGTCAAAGGCCTTGCTCTGTCAGTAGGAAGGTGAGGCAAAAGCGTTTTTGAGCCACAGACACACCTCAAACAGAGGTGAgcccttttcccttttaatagagacctttagattcaaggacgagtacgagatttgacttcaagttttttcgcatattctcaaaatatagactccccgaaaagcttcattttaccatttttcacttggaaagttagcactgttacctttagtgaaggaggttacaccctctcccgatcgcaaaatgataaaacttctaacatttgataacttgttttccccACTTTGACattagaggatgttagcatcgacaacgagtacgagttctAGAACGAGATCAGCGATTTTGCGTACTGCGCATCCGTTCTGCGCATCTCCACGTTTTCAAGTCGTCCTGTCAAGTTGAACTACGACGAGTTCTCACCAAAAACTCGAAGTGGGTAGAACGACTGGGAAGAGCTggttttcaaaggtaaattccgatcgtttaatgcagtttcttttcgtttctagcCTCTCTTTATCATCTTGAACATTCCTTATAACATTCCTTTTGAAGGGGAGGAAAAGCAACCGAACGCGATATTTCCTACACAgagtaaatttgcatttacccGGGAATGTTGCATGTCTCTCCACAAACCTCGCAGGCTCACGAAATATATAACTTGGTCGAAAATATCCCAACAGTCGAAGATATCAATAAAGAATACTTACTTCTTTATCCAGTGTGGTTGTTGTGTTGAATTTGATGGGTTTTAGCGTGTTTTAAGACCGCGACTAACCATCCTTCGAGTTAACTCGAAAAATCGATTAAGAAGCAGTCTTGAACGTTTTTTAGAGTCATTTTTTTgatttcgaaattgttgtggAAGCGCTACCTCGACTCAAATTTGGCGCCCAATCATGCGGAATcccataattttgttttctatgaactcgaactcggtgtcatcgctaacatagaaagctgagaaaacgacttcgagtacgagTACGGCTTGAAGTCGTTCTCCTACCCGTACTCGTTGttgatgctaacatcctctattctcgctaaaactcgtacaagagtgacaacggctaccacgttttcccgccaaaatgacgctggttcacgcttAAGCCCTAGCTACAAAAAAACGGGTGAATCCAAGATGGCTGGACGCGTTACCACGTTGTCCGTTAATTTTGGCCTCCTGCTCTGCCTGTTTCTTATCTTGAAtggcataaaacaaaacaaatcatcaacgaAGCCACTAAGCAATAGTAGCAACCTATATTTTGCTTCCCAAGAAGCTTGCAGGATTAAAATTCAATCTTTTCACTCTCTGGCACGGCGTCCAGCAAAACACCAAGCAGTCGGAGCTTTCCAGAAAGGCTTTATTACGTGCAAGCTTATACTTCATGGCTCTCTAGCCTTGGCTCTAATAGCGCTTGCCGGAGATGTTGAACTCAACCCTGGATATAGGAGTTTGGAGGATGTTAGGAGTTCACGAGGATTGAGGCTTGCTCATCTAAATATTCGAAGCTTGAGGAACAAATCAGACTCGCTGCGCCTGGAGGGTTTGGATAACAGAACGATCGATATTCTTACACTCAGTGAGACTTGGCTGGATGACTGCTATGAAGACTCTCATGTTATTATTCCAGGATATAATTGCATTCGCCTGGATAGGTCTGGAGCCAAAGAAGGTTTTGGTGGAGTAGCAATCTATGTAAAGGAAGGCTTGCCGTTTCGTGTTAGGAATGATCTTTACTCAGCCGCAAATGAATGTCTATGGATTGAGCTATCGCGCACTAAATGTCGCCCAGTATTGATTTGTTGTGCATATAGAGCCCCCGGTTTTGACTTTGcgaactttatttcaaacttggagATATCTATGACGAAAGTTAACCTGGAAAAATGTGATTTCGTGCTTCTTGGCGACCTAAATGCAAATATGCTgccattttcaagaaagaaagaaaaacaagagcttaaaaaatttgcaacttCACACGATCTTACGCAACTCATTACTGAGGCCACCCGAGTGACGGAAACCTGTCAATCCTTGCTTGACGTGATTTTAGTGAACAATGATCACCGCATCAATGACTCCGGTGTTGTTCCTGTTTCGCTGAGTGATCACTACCTCGTCTATTGTGTTTTAAAAGCAGGTGTAATTAAGGCACCACCGAAGACAATTGAATACCGCTCTTATAAAAACTTTGATGCGAACACCTTCCTAGCGGACTTGAATAACGTCCCATGGCACATCATTGAAAACGAGGAAGACATCGACGACGCCGTGTTTATTTGGAATCACTTGTTTTCTGAAATAGCTGACCTGCATGCGCCCGTGAAAAGGCGAAGAATACGAGGTGTTCCGCTCCCGTGGTTGAATGATACAATCAGTGAGGTGATGAAGGATCGTGATTTTCACCATCGTAAAGCCGTGAAAACCAATTCTGCTTTTCACTGGGCTCGCTATAGAAAGTTAAGAAATAGGGTCAATCGTGAAGTCAAGGCAGCAAAATCCAAGTATTATTGTGACTTGATTTTAGAGGCTAAAGGGGATTCAGGAAAGATCTGGAAGGCGGTGAATGAGGTGTCTTCGCGCAAGACTAAATCCTCGAGCCCACAATGTATCGTAGTTGATGGTGTTGAACACACCACCCCAGCCTCTATTGCATCCGTGCTCAACTGTTATTTCTCATCCATTGGCAGAagtcttgcaaataaaatatcagctgcTGCTATGTTCCCAGTCAGATCGGCCACGATGCTACAGTCTTTCTCGCTTGACGAAGTTGATGAGAAAACAGTACTCAAGCATCTGCTTTCtctaaagacaaataaagctATTGGCTTGGACAACATCAGTGCGAGACTTTTAAAGTATGGCGCGCGTGCTATTTGTCCCTCGATCACCAAGTTACTGAATCTCTCTATTCGCACTGgcaattttcctgaaatatggaaatgctcgaaagtggctgcacttttcaaaactggaGATAGGAGAGATGCGtcaaattatcgcccaatttctattctgccaacaatgagtaaaattctggaaaaagtcgtccattcccaattctatgactttctgaattcaaataatctcctttcaagcaaacaatttGGCTTCCGTCCCAAACTGTCTACAACATCGGCTCTCACCAGTTTTGCAGATGAGGTCCTATTGCATATGGAGAGTGGAGAACTGTGCGGTGCAGTGTTCCTAGATCTGACCAAGgcattcgataccgttgaccatacgATCTTGCTATCTAAATTGTCGGCTATCAATGTCTCGCCCAGCACTCTACAGTGGTTCAAGTCTTACCTGAATCATCGTAAACAGCGGACTGCCTGTAGCGATGCTGTGTCTGACCCTCTCCCGATGACCTTTGGGGTACCACAGGGGAGCATTCTAGGACCGCTTCTCTTCttggtttatattaatgaccttccgctggttataaagaattgcgaagtgactttgtatgctgatgacacggtcctgtactactttgctaaagagccacacctgttagaagaggcactaaatgatgatctcttgaaagttgcccagtggttacatggaaataagttaactttaaatcttactaagacgaaatccatgattataggcagtaataggaaacttgttggtatttcctctttcacgttatctatttttgacactgatataaattctgtaagtagttttaaatatttgggagttatgttgtcttcaactttcacatggtccgaccatattgagtatatttcatgtaaggttaataaaaaccttggtcttctacgtaggattaagtattatttaccttatgatgcccggttacttttttataatagcttagtgctacctatttttgattatgctgatttagtctggggtgacaaggacaatgtctcacttatgaaggaattgcaaattctccaaaacaaagcagctaagttgatattagatagatcacctcactcctcatccaccgatgcattgattgtcttgagatggctgaatcttgaagaacgtaggaaatgtcatcgatgtatatatgcatacaagtgtattaatggccaacttaatcattctttggacattgtaagaaagagtgatatacattcctacaatacgcgcaataacgatactatcaagctccccaaaattaaatataattggggaaaacaacgttcgcggtaccactgtttcaaagactttaatgaattagagagaactgtaagaaactcagcaagttttccaatttttaagaagtgtcttttttctgctttttataattgagtacttgtagtgtgtatgttttaattatttctgtaactggattttagcttgaattttttttttttttttttttttttttttaatatatatcgattttagcttaacctttttatattttaattgtattatataatatacatctcgtaattaggacctctatgtaaaccactcttgtgatggagcatcctattaaaagattgttattattattacttagtactgagaaaatctcgcaCTCGTTGTCGTACTCATCTTAGAATCTGAAGGTCCCTAATATACCTTGATGCAACCAGATTTGTCTTGCTAAGTGtatttactcttatagagacaatgtgcccgaaaatttgggcaaacGCATTGCCTTAGAATGCAagaagtccacttccggttgacgtgcgtcgttCAAAAACGTCCTTGCTTAAGCTGACTAGTAACTGAACAGTAGGGGTAGACAGGGGCATAGGAGCTGGGGATAATTGGGGGTGGGAGGGGTGGGAGAGGAAAGAGTGAGAATTAGGCGTTATAAGAGGGCAggaaatgaataaagaaaattacacAACAATGCTTAATATTTTGCAATCGAAAGATAGCTCAAGGGAGGGATCCAGTAAAAAGGATGGGAGCAGGGAATGCAGGGCACAAGAGGCAGGAGGTTTGAACCCCCTGTCCACTGACAGACTGTGACATTTAATGACATTTTTATTACAGGGGGATAACTGGTAAACACTGTTAAAAGTCATACAAGTTTTCAacattacatgtattttttttacacagACCCTTGTTTTCATGATAAACACTCAAAAAAGTTGTAGCTTTTCTGTTGTGTGATAAAATGAATTAAGTTCCATCAATTTTGCAAGAACTGCGGTTGAAAAGCAATGCAGTCTACTAGAAAGCTATCCATTTGGGGGAGTCACAAGAATTCATGCCAGAACCACATGTGAATGGAGATGCAAGCGCATTCTCTCACAAAAATTAGAGAGCTTGTTTACAGGTGAAAGGCAATGAGGAACCACAGCACGTTTTATTACTAAGATGAAATATGAATGTAACCCTCAGGTAGTATTTTGTTCTTGTCAGTTTCAAAGTCATTAGTACAGTGTACTTCAGATAATACTCCTGCCCAGTGTGATGGATTTACATGTATCAATAGCATAGGGGTATCCCAGCCCCTCAAACACCCTACTCCGCCAATTAATAGTACCTGCCAACAATTGAAACTTTACACAAACATACAGTGTACTGTCAGGAGAGAAGCCATTTTAGGGACAACTCTTCCTGATTAATGAAGAATACTTACTTCATCATTTTAATGAGCTCCTGTTCATTGTATTTAAGTGCTTCTGTTGCCACAAATGCCTTTGCCTCATCGACAGTGGAGAATTCAACAAACACAGATCCTTTAAATAAATGGTTTTCGCCTCTCCTCATTTTGATCAGCACGGCCTTtcaacagtttaaaaaaaaggaacacaAGTAAATCATGGCAAAAAGTAGTGTTTAAGAGGCTTGAACGCAGGATCCACTCTGTCCACTGGCTGGTTATAAGAATACTAATAACAATGTACAATTTCACGTACCAAAATTGATGCTACGACTAAACTGACAAAGGAAAAGTCAGGTCTAAGATTTAAGAATTAAACATGTACTTTACCTTTCCTTTATCTAAAAAGAATTCCTCCAGTTGATCAATAGTTGTTTCTGCAGGGAAACCTTTCTGCAAGGAAATTAAACCAAACTAACAATGAAGATTTAAAAAAGACTCAAATGGTTATTCATTATAAGCTTCTTTGAAATCCTAATAAAGGTTACATGACAGATGTTGTGTAAACTACATTGGTATGCATTGTCAATGATTTGCACAGCATTTAAAATATAGAGAAAACGAAAGGAATTGTGAAAATAACCCCCTACTCTTTGATATGAGTTATATGCAGTTCAAGATCTAGAGCCCGGTCActgggacaaaaaaaaaatttggtgttGCATAGGAAGGAGTGCAGCCTGCTGACTGTATAGAAGTATATGTACAGTCTGTAGGGGTGCACAGATGATTTCCTAATAAAAGATAAAACACTTTGGCATATTTGGCTAGCTTTTTGAAACTGAGAAGCAATTGTGCTGTTATACGGTTTTAATGTTACCCCAATTTCACTGTATAATTGAACAGCATATTGCTTTACAAAACTTACACAGTAAACTGTTTTGGTTTTAGCATCATATCTTGCTTCTGCAGTTTCCTCAGGAAGAGGTTTTGTTGTAGCTCTTCTTACTTTCTTATTATCTTCACTgacctaaaaaaataaaaatagtattTTACAGTGCCGCTACTT contains:
- the LOC140924132 gene encoding lupus La protein-like produces the protein MAANEGTNGHTEVPSDLEKKIIKQIEFYFGDKNLPRDKFLRQKVDEDEGWVTLECLTTFNRLKALSTDTDAIAKALRKSEAGLVEVSEDNKKVRRATTKPLPEETAEARYDAKTKTVYCKGFPAETTIDQLEEFFLDKGKAVLIKMRRGENHLFKGSVFVEFSTVDEAKAFVATEALKYNEQELIKMMKSDYFKKKEEEFKQKKEKQKEEEGEKQKETKEEKKDEDENEEESLKYDSGCVLHFKNVGEQTSREDLKSLFGEHEDIAWVDFTRGDSEGHVRFSKEGGAQRVIDALKAKGDGKIAIREAEATLRVLEGDEEKSYWKKAQEDREKAKQKKGKKFRGNQGGRSGGGRGRGKRRSFDRQQNKPGQEKDDETQKATHTRFDDGEPAEKKVKTEED